One Setaria viridis chromosome 7, Setaria_viridis_v4.0, whole genome shotgun sequence genomic region harbors:
- the LOC117862743 gene encoding cationic amino acid transporter 6, chloroplastic isoform X2 yields MGPRVLNLLKGQGPGQDQGHSHNHRFLRPDHPENHLAFALQFSCEFAAFLTGANLIMEYVFSNAAVARSFTAYLGTAVGVDAPSKWRIPVPGLPEGFNQVDLVAVGVILLITVCICYSTKESSVVNMVLTAVHVAFILFIIVIGFVHGDARNLTRPADPSRNPGGFFPHGAMGVFNGAAMVYLSYIGYDAVSTMAEEVERPARDIPIGVSGSVVVVTVLYCLMAASMSMLLPYDAIDPEAPFSGPFRGRKGMAWVSNVIGAGASLGILTSLMVAMLGQARYLCVIGRSGVMPAWLARVNPRTATPVNASAFLGLFTAALALFTELDILLNLVCIGTLFVFYMVANAVVYRRYVGDAELGRTRRAWPTLAFLAAFSLLALAFALVWKLAPPERGVRTGLLAACAALAVATVAAFQALVPQAHAPELWGVPGMPWVPAASVFLNVFLLGSLDRPSYVRFGFFSVAALLVYVLYSVHASYDAEESGLDGGGAKVQDEACTV; encoded by the exons ATGGGACCGAGAGTCCTCAACCTGTTGAAGGGCCAAGGACCGGGACAAGATCAGGGTCATTCTCACAATCACCGTTTCCTCCGTCCTGATCACCCAGAAAATCACCTAGCATTTGCCTTGCAATTCTCAT GTGAGTTCGCGGCGTTCCTGACAGGGGCGAACCTTATCATGGAGTACGTCTTCTCcaacgcggcggtggcgcggagcTTCACGGCGTACCTGGGCACGGCCGTGGGCGTGGACGCGCCCAGCAAGTGGCGGATCCCCGTGCCCGGCCTGCCCGAGGGCTTCAACCAGGTGgacctcgtcgccgtcggcgtcaTCCTCCTCATCACCGTCTGCATCTGCTACAG CACCAAGGAGAGCTCGGTGGTGAACATGGTGCTGACGGCGGTGCACGTGGCGTTCATCCTGTTCATCATCGTGATCGGGTTCGTGCACGGCGACGCGCGGAACCTGACGCGCCCCGCCGACCCGTCCCGCAACCCCGGCGGCTTCTTCCCGCACGGCGCCATGGGCGTGTTCAACGGCGCGGCCATGGTGTACCTGAGCTACATCGGGTACGACGCCGTCTCCACCATGgccgaggaggtggagcggcCCGCGCGCGACATCCCCATCGGCGTCTCGggctccgtcgtcgtcgtcaccgtGCTCTACTGCCTCATGGCCGCCTCCATGTCCATGCTCCTCCCTTACGACGCG ATTGACCCGGAGGCGCCGTTCTCGGGGCCGTTCAGGGGCCGGAAGGGGATGGCGTGGGTGTCCAACGtcatcggcgccggcgcgagcCTCGGCATCCTGACGTCGCTCATGGTGGCGATGCTTGGGCAGGCCCGGTACCTGTGCGTCATCGGCCGCTCCGGCGTCATGCCCGCCTGGCTCGCCAGGGTCAACCCCCGCACCGCCACACCCGTCAACGCCTCCGCCTTCCTCG GGCTCTtcacggcggcgctggcgctgtTCACGGAGCTGGACATCCTGCTCAACCTCGTCTGCATCGGCACGCTCTTCGTCTTCTACATGGTGGCCAACGCCGTCGTGTACCGCCGCTACGTCGGCGACGCCGAGCTCGGTCGCACCCGCAGAGCCTGGCCGACGCTGGCGTTCCTCGccgccttctccctcctcgcGCTCGCCTTCGCGCTGGTTTGGAAGCTGGCGCCGCCCGAGCGCGGCGTGCGGACGGGCCTCCTCGCCGCGTGcgcggcgctcgccgtcgccacgGTCGCCGCGTTCCAGGCGCTGGTGCCGCAGGCGCACGCGCCCGAGCTGTGGGGCGTGCCCGGGATGCCTTGGGTGCCCGCGGCGTCCGTGTTCCTCAACGTCTTCCTCCTGGGCTCGCTGGACCGGCCCTCCTACGTCCGCTTCGGCTTCTTCTCGGTCGCCGCGTTGCTCGTGTACGTGCTCTACAGCGTGCACGCCAGCTACGACGCCGAGGAGAgcggcctcgacggcggcggggcaaaGGTGCAGGACGAAGCGTGCACGGTGTAG
- the LOC117862743 gene encoding cationic amino acid transporter 6, chloroplastic isoform X1 produces the protein MDKGALASSASDQGALTAAAGGGSFASLRAYGRALAQTPRRLARRACAATAPGEEMSRVRARSGPRMARALRWWDLVGLGLGGMVGAGVFVTTGRATRLYAGPGVVVSYAIAGLCALLSAFCYTEFAVDMPVAGGAFSYLRVTFGEFAAFLTGANLIMEYVFSNAAVARSFTAYLGTAVGVDAPSKWRIPVPGLPEGFNQVDLVAVGVILLITVCICYSTKESSVVNMVLTAVHVAFILFIIVIGFVHGDARNLTRPADPSRNPGGFFPHGAMGVFNGAAMVYLSYIGYDAVSTMAEEVERPARDIPIGVSGSVVVVTVLYCLMAASMSMLLPYDAIDPEAPFSGPFRGRKGMAWVSNVIGAGASLGILTSLMVAMLGQARYLCVIGRSGVMPAWLARVNPRTATPVNASAFLGLFTAALALFTELDILLNLVCIGTLFVFYMVANAVVYRRYVGDAELGRTRRAWPTLAFLAAFSLLALAFALVWKLAPPERGVRTGLLAACAALAVATVAAFQALVPQAHAPELWGVPGMPWVPAASVFLNVFLLGSLDRPSYVRFGFFSVAALLVYVLYSVHASYDAEESGLDGGGAKVQDEACTV, from the exons ATGGACAAGGGCGCGCTGGCATCGTCTGCCTCCGACCAGGGGGCtctgaccgccgccgccggcggcggatcGTTCGCGAGCCTGCGCGCGTACGGCCGCGCGCTGGCGCAGACGCCGCGTCGCCTGGCGCGGCGGGcgtgcgcggcgacggcgccgggggAGGAGATGAGCCGCGTGCGGGCGCGATCCGGCCCCCGCATGGCGCGCGCGCTGCGGTGGTGGGACCtcgtcggcctcggcctcgggggcatggtcggcgccggcgtctTCGTCACCACGGGCCGCGCCACGCGCCTCTACGCGGGGCCCGGCGTCGTCGTGTCCTACGCCATTGCGGGCCTCTGCGCGCTGCTCTCCGCCTTCTGCTACACCGAGTTCGCCGTCGACATGCCCGTTGCCGGCGGAGCCTTCAGCTACCTCCGCGTCACCTTCG GTGAGTTCGCGGCGTTCCTGACAGGGGCGAACCTTATCATGGAGTACGTCTTCTCcaacgcggcggtggcgcggagcTTCACGGCGTACCTGGGCACGGCCGTGGGCGTGGACGCGCCCAGCAAGTGGCGGATCCCCGTGCCCGGCCTGCCCGAGGGCTTCAACCAGGTGgacctcgtcgccgtcggcgtcaTCCTCCTCATCACCGTCTGCATCTGCTACAG CACCAAGGAGAGCTCGGTGGTGAACATGGTGCTGACGGCGGTGCACGTGGCGTTCATCCTGTTCATCATCGTGATCGGGTTCGTGCACGGCGACGCGCGGAACCTGACGCGCCCCGCCGACCCGTCCCGCAACCCCGGCGGCTTCTTCCCGCACGGCGCCATGGGCGTGTTCAACGGCGCGGCCATGGTGTACCTGAGCTACATCGGGTACGACGCCGTCTCCACCATGgccgaggaggtggagcggcCCGCGCGCGACATCCCCATCGGCGTCTCGggctccgtcgtcgtcgtcaccgtGCTCTACTGCCTCATGGCCGCCTCCATGTCCATGCTCCTCCCTTACGACGCG ATTGACCCGGAGGCGCCGTTCTCGGGGCCGTTCAGGGGCCGGAAGGGGATGGCGTGGGTGTCCAACGtcatcggcgccggcgcgagcCTCGGCATCCTGACGTCGCTCATGGTGGCGATGCTTGGGCAGGCCCGGTACCTGTGCGTCATCGGCCGCTCCGGCGTCATGCCCGCCTGGCTCGCCAGGGTCAACCCCCGCACCGCCACACCCGTCAACGCCTCCGCCTTCCTCG GGCTCTtcacggcggcgctggcgctgtTCACGGAGCTGGACATCCTGCTCAACCTCGTCTGCATCGGCACGCTCTTCGTCTTCTACATGGTGGCCAACGCCGTCGTGTACCGCCGCTACGTCGGCGACGCCGAGCTCGGTCGCACCCGCAGAGCCTGGCCGACGCTGGCGTTCCTCGccgccttctccctcctcgcGCTCGCCTTCGCGCTGGTTTGGAAGCTGGCGCCGCCCGAGCGCGGCGTGCGGACGGGCCTCCTCGCCGCGTGcgcggcgctcgccgtcgccacgGTCGCCGCGTTCCAGGCGCTGGTGCCGCAGGCGCACGCGCCCGAGCTGTGGGGCGTGCCCGGGATGCCTTGGGTGCCCGCGGCGTCCGTGTTCCTCAACGTCTTCCTCCTGGGCTCGCTGGACCGGCCCTCCTACGTCCGCTTCGGCTTCTTCTCGGTCGCCGCGTTGCTCGTGTACGTGCTCTACAGCGTGCACGCCAGCTACGACGCCGAGGAGAgcggcctcgacggcggcggggcaaaGGTGCAGGACGAAGCGTGCACGGTGTAG
- the LOC117864482 gene encoding pentatricopeptide repeat-containing protein At5g04780, mitochondrial isoform X2 has translation MILLLRVTNSIGEACLQVKPESLRTAGFAWMGIWFNRHAISQCARSLIAVCSELHFGARSFCNKLNDGIAPKDKRLVRFDRKLIDMFALHALLQLCAKRRCLLIGKGCHGLAIHLGLASDTITCNILINLYTKCGMNDCARHVFDAMPFRSVVSWNTMIAGYTCNGDDLQALKLFSKMHQEGQHMSEFTLSSTLRACAAKFATIECKQLHTIAIKLAFDSNSFVGTAVLDVYAKCNMINDACLVFEKISEKTAVTWSTFFAGLVQNGLHEDALRLFQSSQREGVQLTEFTLSAILSTCASLALMIEGIQLHAVIFKYGFHSNLFVASSLVDVYARCGQIEEAYLIFVDMKHKNVVVWNAMITSFTRHGNFWEAMILFEKMHQSGISPNEVTYLSMLSVCGHAGLVEEARCYFSLLISDQSVKPNVVHYSCMVDVLGRSGKTDEAWELIQQMPFEPTASMWGSLLGSCRKYRNIGLARIAAEQLFKLEPENGGNHALLSDVYAAGGSWENAVLARKHLNNRGAKKDVGSSWIYTKELYMESGCTIC, from the exons ATGATTCTCCTTTTGCGAGTAACGAATTCCATTGGTGAAGCTTGCCTTCAAGTAAAACCTGAGAGCTTGCGGACAGCGGGCTTTGCTTGGATGGGCATTTGGTTCAACCGTCATGCTATAAGTCAGTGTGCCAGATCTCTTATTGCTGTATGCTCGGAACTTCATTTTGGTGCTCGTTCTTTTTGTAACAAGCTCAACGATGGAATTGCGCCAAAGGATAAAAGGCTTGTTAGGTTTGACAGAAAGTTGATTGACATGTTTGCACTGCATGCACTTTTGCAACTGTGTGCAAAGAGGAGGTGCCTCTTGATTGGGAAGGGGTGCCATGGTTTAGCCATCCATTTGGGTTTGGCAAGTGATACTATCACGTGCAATATTCTGATCAACTTGTACACAAAATGTGGCATGAATGATTGCGCCCGTCATGTTTTTGATGCAATGCCTTTCAGAAGCGTAGTCTCATGGAATACCATGATTGCTGGGTATACTTGCAATGGAGATGATTTACAAGCTCTGAAGCTTTTTTCAAAGATGCACCAAGAAGGGCAACATATGAGTGAATTTACCTTATCCAGCACCCTCCGTGCGTGTGCTGCAAAATTTGCAACCATAGAATGCAAACAATTGCACACTATCGCCATCAAGCTTGCATTTGACTCAAATAGTTTTGTTGGAACTGCAGTTCTTGATGTTTATGCAAAGTGTAATATGATTAATGACGCGTGCTTGGTTTTTGAGAAAATTTCTGAGAAAACTGCAGTTACATGGAGTACATTCTTTGCAGGACTCGTGCAAAATGGTCTTCATGAAGATGCATTGCGTTTATTCCAGAGTTCACAAAGGGAAGGAGTGCAATTGACTGAATTTACTCTTTCTGCTATCCTCAGTACATGTGCAAGCTTAGCATTGATGATTGAAGGAATACAGCTGCACGCAGTTATTTTCAAGTATGGTTTTCATAGTAATTTATTTGTGGCATCATCCCTTGTGGATGTCTATGCAAGGTGTGGGCAGATTGAGGAAGCATAtctaatatttgttgatatgaAACACAAGAATGTCGTTGTGTGGAATGCAATGATCACTAGTTTTACTAGGCATGGAAATTTTTGGGAAGCAATGATTCTCTTTGAGAAAATGCATCAGTCAGGGATATCTCCAAATGAAGTTACTTACCTCTCCATGTTGTCAGTGTGTGGTCATGCAGGTTTAGTTGAAGAGGCCCGCTGCTACTTCAGCCTGCTAATTTCTGATCAGAGTGTCAAACCTAATGTCGTTCACTATTCTTGCATGGTTGATGTTTTGGGGCGATCTGGGAAGACTGATGAGGCTTGGGAACTGATTCAACAAATGCCATTTGAGCCAACTGCTTCTATGTGGGGATCTTTGCTTGGATCGTGCCGTAAGTACAGAAATATCGGATTAGCCAGAATAGCAGCTGAACAGCTATTCAAACTGGAACCAGAAAATGGAGGGAACCATGCTTTGCTTTCAGATGTATATGCGGCCGGTGGAAGCTGGGAGAATGCTGTGTTGGCTAGGAAGCATCTGAACAATCGTGGTGCAAAGAAAGACGTGGGCTCAAGTTGGATCTACACAAAGG AGCTGTACATGGAAAGTGGATGCACGATTTGTTGA
- the LOC117864482 gene encoding pentatricopeptide repeat-containing protein At5g04780, mitochondrial isoform X1, producing MILLLRVTNSIGEACLQVKPESLRTAGFAWMGIWFNRHAISQCARSLIAVCSELHFGARSFCNKLNDGIAPKDKRLVRFDRKLIDMFALHALLQLCAKRRCLLIGKGCHGLAIHLGLASDTITCNILINLYTKCGMNDCARHVFDAMPFRSVVSWNTMIAGYTCNGDDLQALKLFSKMHQEGQHMSEFTLSSTLRACAAKFATIECKQLHTIAIKLAFDSNSFVGTAVLDVYAKCNMINDACLVFEKISEKTAVTWSTFFAGLVQNGLHEDALRLFQSSQREGVQLTEFTLSAILSTCASLALMIEGIQLHAVIFKYGFHSNLFVASSLVDVYARCGQIEEAYLIFVDMKHKNVVVWNAMITSFTRHGNFWEAMILFEKMHQSGISPNEVTYLSMLSVCGHAGLVEEARCYFSLLISDQSVKPNVVHYSCMVDVLGRSGKTDEAWELIQQMPFEPTASMWGSLLGSCRKYRNIGLARIAAEQLFKLEPENGGNHALLSDVYAAGGSWENAVLARKHLNNRGAKKDVGSSWIYTKGKAHMFGCEQKEELFV from the coding sequence ATGATTCTCCTTTTGCGAGTAACGAATTCCATTGGTGAAGCTTGCCTTCAAGTAAAACCTGAGAGCTTGCGGACAGCGGGCTTTGCTTGGATGGGCATTTGGTTCAACCGTCATGCTATAAGTCAGTGTGCCAGATCTCTTATTGCTGTATGCTCGGAACTTCATTTTGGTGCTCGTTCTTTTTGTAACAAGCTCAACGATGGAATTGCGCCAAAGGATAAAAGGCTTGTTAGGTTTGACAGAAAGTTGATTGACATGTTTGCACTGCATGCACTTTTGCAACTGTGTGCAAAGAGGAGGTGCCTCTTGATTGGGAAGGGGTGCCATGGTTTAGCCATCCATTTGGGTTTGGCAAGTGATACTATCACGTGCAATATTCTGATCAACTTGTACACAAAATGTGGCATGAATGATTGCGCCCGTCATGTTTTTGATGCAATGCCTTTCAGAAGCGTAGTCTCATGGAATACCATGATTGCTGGGTATACTTGCAATGGAGATGATTTACAAGCTCTGAAGCTTTTTTCAAAGATGCACCAAGAAGGGCAACATATGAGTGAATTTACCTTATCCAGCACCCTCCGTGCGTGTGCTGCAAAATTTGCAACCATAGAATGCAAACAATTGCACACTATCGCCATCAAGCTTGCATTTGACTCAAATAGTTTTGTTGGAACTGCAGTTCTTGATGTTTATGCAAAGTGTAATATGATTAATGACGCGTGCTTGGTTTTTGAGAAAATTTCTGAGAAAACTGCAGTTACATGGAGTACATTCTTTGCAGGACTCGTGCAAAATGGTCTTCATGAAGATGCATTGCGTTTATTCCAGAGTTCACAAAGGGAAGGAGTGCAATTGACTGAATTTACTCTTTCTGCTATCCTCAGTACATGTGCAAGCTTAGCATTGATGATTGAAGGAATACAGCTGCACGCAGTTATTTTCAAGTATGGTTTTCATAGTAATTTATTTGTGGCATCATCCCTTGTGGATGTCTATGCAAGGTGTGGGCAGATTGAGGAAGCATAtctaatatttgttgatatgaAACACAAGAATGTCGTTGTGTGGAATGCAATGATCACTAGTTTTACTAGGCATGGAAATTTTTGGGAAGCAATGATTCTCTTTGAGAAAATGCATCAGTCAGGGATATCTCCAAATGAAGTTACTTACCTCTCCATGTTGTCAGTGTGTGGTCATGCAGGTTTAGTTGAAGAGGCCCGCTGCTACTTCAGCCTGCTAATTTCTGATCAGAGTGTCAAACCTAATGTCGTTCACTATTCTTGCATGGTTGATGTTTTGGGGCGATCTGGGAAGACTGATGAGGCTTGGGAACTGATTCAACAAATGCCATTTGAGCCAACTGCTTCTATGTGGGGATCTTTGCTTGGATCGTGCCGTAAGTACAGAAATATCGGATTAGCCAGAATAGCAGCTGAACAGCTATTCAAACTGGAACCAGAAAATGGAGGGAACCATGCTTTGCTTTCAGATGTATATGCGGCCGGTGGAAGCTGGGAGAATGCTGTGTTGGCTAGGAAGCATCTGAACAATCGTGGTGCAAAGAAAGACGTGGGCTCAAGTTGGATCTACACAAAGGGTAAAGCTCATATGTTTGGTTGTGAACAAAAAGAGGAGCTGTTTgtgtag